In candidate division KSB1 bacterium, the DNA window CGGCACCGGATTTGGTCCGCCCCCTCCTTTCGGCGCCGGCGGCCCGGAGTTCATCGACGCCGCGCTACAAGGCCTCGCGCTTTCCGAAATCCAACAAGCCAAGATCGATTCGATGCGAAACACCCAGCGCGAAAAGCTCGTCGCGCTTTTGCGCCAGCGCCAGAACGGCGAGCTTGATTTTGAAAAATTCCGCTCCGAACACCGCAAGCTGAACGACGAGATGATGCAGCAAATGCAGGATGTTCTCACCACAGAGCAATATAAAAAGCTTGAAAAAACGGTACAACCGCAGCGCCGCCCCCTTCGCGGCTTTCCGCCGCTGCGGCCCGAAGGCGGGACCATGCCCCGGCGCCCTTCGAGGCGAAAGTGAATTTGAGATCTATCTTTTTGAAAAATTTTTGCGTCAAATTCTCATGAGGCCAAAATGAAAAGAGTCGGACTCGGCGTGCTGCTGCTCGTGTTGTTCTTATCCAAACTCGGTTTTGCCGATGAAATTGACAAGGCCAAGCTCGATTCGATTCGCGTGAACTTCGAGGCAAAAGACATCCCCTTGCGCCAGGCGCTACAAAATCTGGTGACGCAAACCAGCCTGCAAATCGTCTACAACGATGGGCTGGTCAACGGCCTGAAGGTGAGCTGTGCGTGCAACAACGTCACGCTGCGCCAGGCGTTGGAGGAATTGCTCAAACCGACGCCGCTCACGTTCGAGGCCATGCCGGACGGCCAAATCGTGATCATCAAGCGCCGGGCCAATTTGAAAGGTTATGTCAAGGCCGCCGAGAGCGGCGAGAATTTGCCGTATGCGAATGTCATGCTCAAAGGCTCCTCGCACGGAACCACCTCCAACGTCAATGGCTATTTCGTGCTCGTCAACGTCCCGGCCGGACTCTGCACGTTGCGCGCAAGTTATATCGGCTACGAAACCGTCGAGTTGCCGATTCACCTCACCGATGGCAAAGAGGCGGTCACGGTGAAGATGCGCCAGCAGGCTTTGCTCGGCGAGGCGGTAACGGTGACGGCGGAGAATTTGCAAACGATGGAAGTGGCGCAGGAGCCGGCGCAAATTCGTATTTCGCCGAAACAAATTTCAACGTTGCCGTCGGTCGGCGAAGTTGATATTTTTCGCTCGCTGCAATTGTTGCCCGGCATCAGCGGCGTGAACGATGGCTCGTCCGGACTTTACGTGCGCGGCGGCACGCCGGATCAAAATCTCGTTTTGTTCGACGGCATGACGATCTATCACGTCGATCATTTTTTCGGTTTCATCAGCGCCTTCAACACCGAGGCGGTCAAAGACGTGCGCGTGTTCAAAGGCGGCTTTCCGGCAAAATTCGGCGGCAGAACCTCGAGCATCGTCGAGCTGACCGGCAAGTCCGGCAGCTTCGATAATTTTCAAGCCGGCGGCAGCGTGAATTTGTTGAGCGGCAGCGCCATCGTGCAAGCGCCGCTCTCCGGCCGCGGCGCCTGGCTGCTTTCGTTGCGGCGCTCTTACACGGATTTTATCAAAAGCGATCTTTACACCAAAATCTACAATTCGATTACCGGCCACAATAAATCCGTCGAGGGCTCAACGACTTCGGAACATTCCACTCCAGCCGGCCCCGGTGGCGGCCCGGGCAGCCGTTTTCAAGCCCTCACGACGACGCCGAATTTTTATTACTACGATTTGAACAGTAAACTGACGTATTCGCTCACGGCTCGAGATCATCTGGCGTTGAGTTTTTATAATGGCCGTGACCATTTGGATCAAGCCCGGGATTTGGGCAATCTCGCTTTTCGCCGCGGCAGCCCGCCGGGCGCCGGACAAGTGCCAACGCGCGTTGGAACGGAGAATTCAACCAAGTGGGGCAACACCGGCGCCAGCGGCAATTGGTCGCGCGTGTGGAACGATCGGCTTTATTCGAGCCTGTTGGCGGCTTACTCGAATTATTCCAGCGAAAGCCGGCGCGGTTTGAATGCCGAAACCGACAATGCGAACACGATCTTCCGCGCTTTCGGTTCATCGGAAGTCAATGAAGTCCGCGATCTCACGCTGCGCTTCGACAATGAATGGCAAGCGCACAAATCCCATCGGCTGGAGTTTGGAACCTGGCTGTCGCGCACGAACGCGACGGTGCGCTTTACCGCCAACGACAGCATCGATATTCTCCGGCGCGATGATGAGGCCGAGCAGGCCGCATTTTATGTGCAGGACAAATGGCAGGTGTTTCGGCCGCTGGAGCTGACGCTCGGCCTGCGCGCCACGAACTACGCGCCGACGCAAAAGACTTATTACGAGCCGCGGGCGTCGCTGCGTTTGAATCTTTGCGCCGGGCTTTCGCTCAAAGGCGCGTGGGGAGAGTATCATCAATTCGTCAACCGCATCACCAACGAAAATGTGCTGGAAGGCAATCGCGATTTTTGGCTGCTGGCGGATGAGCGGCTGCCGCCGAGTTTTGCCGAGCACAAAATCCTCGGCGCGAGTTACGAGAATAAAGATTATGTTTTCGACGTCGAAGCGTATCATAAAGACCTCGCTGGCGTGGCCGAGTTCTCGCAGCGCTTTCGCCGCCCGCCCGAAGCCAGAACGCAAGACCTGTTTTTTCTCGGAAGCGGCGTGGCAAAGGGCATTGAATTCTTGGCACAAAAGAAAAGCGGCAAATTCAATGGCTGGGCGAGTTACACGCTGGCGAAAGTGGAATATAAAATTTTCCCCTTTAATAACGGTGAAGCCTACCCCGCCGATCAGGATCGCCGGCACGAGCTCAAGTTGGTCGGCAATTACGGCTTTGGCAAATGGAATCTTGCGGCGACGTGGGTGCTCGCTTCCGGCGCGCCATACACGGCGGCGGAGAGCCAATATGCCATCATGCTGTTGGATGGCCGCAGGCGCAGCTACATTCACGTGAGCGACAAAAACGCTCATCGCCTGCCGGCGTATCATCGCCTGGACGTGAGCCTCTCGCGCCAATTCACCGGCGCTTTGTTGGATTTGGACTTGGGAATTTCAATCTTCAATTTATACGATCACAAAAACGTGTGGTATCGCGAATATTTGCTGGACACCAACCCGGTGGTCGTGCGCGAAGTGACGACGCTGGGCTTCGTGCCGACGGTGACGCTGCAGGCGAATCTGAAGTAAGCTTTTAAACAAGGACTAACCAAAATAAGGCGCAATAATCTTTCGACGAAGGAGGACGACCATGAACCGAAGAGATCTTTTAAAAAGCCTGGCCACTGCCGGGTTGAGTTCCATTATCCCACTTAACCGAGCGCTGTGCGCCGAAGAAAAAGCCGAAATTCAGCGATTGGCCGCTTCCTGCTTTTTAACGCCGCAAGAAACCGAGGGGCCTTACTATTTCAACCCCAATTTGATCCGGCAAGATATCCGGCAGGATTTGACAACGGGCGTCTTCAAGAGCGGCTTGCCGCTCACGATGAAATTCACCGTCATCAACTTCGATTGCGTTCCGATTCCGAATGTGCTGGTGGATATCTGGCATTGTGATAAGGACGGCGTGTATTCGGGATATGCCGGGCAGCCGGGCGGCATCAGCACAATCGGGCAGAATTTTTTGCGCGGCATTCAAATGACCGACGCGAACGGGCAGTGTTCGTTCCTTTCGATTTATCCCGGCTGGTATCCCGGTCGCGTCACGCACGTTCATTTCAAGGTGCGCATCACTTCCACGACGTATGTGACCTCGCAATTCGCTTTTCCGGATCATGTCAATACCGCCGTTTACACCACGCCGTTGTATGCAGCCAAAGGGCAAAACTCGATCACCAATGCCAGGGACAACATTTTTGGAAGCGCCAACCCCGAAAACCAGGTGATGGCCGTTACAGCCAACGCCGCCACCGGCGGCTATGACGGCGCTTTGACCATCGGCATCAATCTTCCGACAAAAGTCGAAGAGACTAAAGATCAAAATCCCGAAGAATTTTCTTTGTGGCAGAATTATCCGAATCCTTTCAATCCCACAACGAAGATTTCTTACCATTTGCCCACCAGCAGCGAGGTCAAGTTGATCGTGTATGATGTTTTTGGCCGCACCGTGGCGACTCTGGTTGATGAGAAAAAATCGGCGGGAACACACGAGGTCGAATTTGACGCGAGCGGGCTCAGCAGCGATTTCTATTTATATCAGTTGCGCGCGGGAAGTTTTGTTGCAACGAGAGAAATGCTGCTGATCAAATGAGTGTAAGACGTAAGGCGTGAAACGCAAGGTATCATGAAGAGAAAATTTTTTCTTGTATTGACAACGACAGCATGGTTCATGACGCCGGCAACGATCTCGCCGTGCAAGTCGGCGATCGCTTCAAAATTTCGGTCGAACGCAGCAGCCGAATTGCCACGGGTGATACGATCATTCCGGCGCCGCCGCAGAATCCCGTGCTTTCAAAAAGTGAGCTGGTGATCGACACCAGTACGCCGTTCGACACCGCGTCGATCTCGATCAGATGGCAGGGAGAAGACACGTTTTATTTCGTCGTGGTGGAAAAATTGGAGGCCTCGCCAACGCCCATCAATCAAAATCCCTTTCCTGGCGGGCCTCGAGGGCAGTTTCGCTCGTTCCACTCGCGGCCGTTTCGCGAACTCAGCTGCACCGTTCGGCGTTTTGATTTGGCCTGTTTCGGCAATCATCGCGCACGGATTTACAAAGTCAACTCAAGGCTTTTTGCCCTCGATCCACGCCGGCGTGAAGCTGGAGTTTGCCAACCATTGCACCGGTTTGATCATGGAATTAATTGCCTGCGTCGTATGAGTGAAATCTATATGCGCCAGATCATCGTTGGGCTGATGATATTCGGCGTGCAATCCAAAACTGGAAACCGTGTGCGCGATGACGCCGCGCTGGGCGAAGGCAAAATTATCCGAGCGCTGAAAAAAATTTTCTTCGGGATGCGGATCGGCGACCAAACGCGCGCCCTGTTTCGCCAATTCCGGCCCCAAATTGGAGCGCTCGTAACCGGTGAGCCACAGCGTGTTGGCGGGAACTTTCGGATCGGGGCGCCCGATCATCTCAAACTGCAAATCTGCCACAATATGGCTCAAGGGAACCGGCGGGTTGTTGATGAAATGCCGCGACCCATAACCGCCATTTTCTTCGCTGCCAAACAACGCAAAGTAAACCGTGCGCTTTGGCCTCGGCCCGACGCCCAAAACTCTCGCCAATTCCAACACCGCGACGACACCCGAAGCATCGTCATCGGCGCCGTTATAAATGCTGTCGCCGGCAACGGCGCGATTCACGCCGACATGATCGATATGGGCGGACAACACAATGGCCTCTTTTGCCAGCCTCGAATCGTTGCCTTTTAAAACGCCAACCACATTCCAGGTGTGATGGACCTCGGTCGCGCCGGTTCTGCCGCTGAGTTGGATGCGCGTGCCATCCGCAGTTTGTTGCAATTCCTCAACGGCGGCTTCACTCAAAAAAATCACGCTGTGCGAGCTGCGAGAATGATCTGTATCCGAAGGCAGTTGCGGTAATTTCGAGGCCAGCCTCGCCCAGTACGGCTGCCAATCCGGCAGAAGAGGAACGAGAACGGCGGCTGGTTTTTGTTCGACAATCCATGCAATCGACTCGCCGAGGCCTTTGCCGCCCAGATGCTCCGAAGCATTCAAGAGCACCATCGCGCCGGCTTTGACCTGGCGGTTCGCCTCGAGCTTTTGCAGCGGGCCGCCAAACTCCGCCGCTGCCGCTTGCGCCAGCACGATCTCCCTGCCGTGCACCCACTCCGTCGTTTTCCCGTTCGCGCTGAAAACGAGCCGTGGCGCTTCGGTGAAAGATAATTTGCGCAACGTGATGGTTTGCAAAAAAGTTTTTTGCGCGTTGGCCTCGACATCGCCTGCCGGCGCGATGCCGAATTGCCGGAGTTGCGAGGCAACATACTGAGCGGCAATCAGTTCATATTCCGTCATGCTGCCGCGCCCTTTCAAGGCGTCGCTGGCGAGAAATTCCAGATGTGCGCGGACGTTGCGTTCCTGCACCAGCCAGGTTTCATTGCTTGAGGAACTCGGATCGTTTTGAACGTAAGCCAAAGACAGCGCCGCCACGAGCAGCACGGCGGCGACCAACATAATTTTCATCTCGCCTCTCCTTAAACTGGTTTTGAGATTTTATAAAACGACGCCTTCGGCTAAAACGCTTCCCGTGAGATAACGTAATAGATGACTTCGATATTGTTGATGATCATGCGCTTGGCGAACGTCATGCCGCATTTCTCCATGACACGGAACGAGGCGGCGTTCGGCGGATCGGCGCCGGCGTAGATGCGCTCGAAGCCGTGCTCTTCGAAGCCACAGCGGAGCAGCGCTTGCGACGCTTCGGTTGCAAGCCCCTTTCCCCAGTATTCCGGATTGACGCCATAAAGAATCTCGACCTCCGGCGGATCATCAAATAAACGAAAGCCGCAAAAACCGATCACTTCATCCCGATCCTTCGGAAACATCGCCCAAAACCCGAAGCCGCGCTGCGCGAAGCTGGCGATGCTGCTCTCCACAACTGCGGCGGCTTGCTCTTGGGAAATGACAATGTCATCCCACAAATATTTTCGCACGTGCGGATCGGTCCACAGCCGGTGAAGGGCATCCACCTCGTTCATCGTGAACGGCCGCATATTGAGCCGACGGGTTTGAATTTGCAGAACAGCCATATTCATTCTATTACGAATTACGCATTACGCAATAGGTGTCAACAAAGGTAAATATTTTGTCCGCAAAACCTGCACGTGATGCCGCTCATGGCCGGCGATAATGTAGGCGAGCGCGCGCACCGTAACCGGAACGTTGTTGGCCGTGCCGCCTCTGGCAATCGTGGCCGCATCGAAGTTGCGAAAGAGCGCCACCGTTGCCCCCCTCACCCCCAGATATTCCTCGAGAAGATTGGGCAGGGAACGGGCATCGAAATTGGCGGCGCGAACGTAATCGTCCTGCTCGAAACCCGGCAACGGTGTTTCGTCGGCGCGGGCAATGCGCAACGCGCGATAGCTCATGACGCGCTCGGTGTCGATGAGATGGCCGAGCACTTCCTTGATGCTCCACTTGCCCGGCTCGTAGCGGGTTTCAGCTTGCGCCTCGGAAAGGCCGCGCAACAGCGCCAACATGTCGTTCATTTGTTGGATCAACGCGTCGATGAGATCGCCAGCGGGCACGAGCTCGATGTATTTGCCATAATACGGCGCGTATTCGGTGGGCTCAGGCCGCGAGATAGTAAAATTGGACATGAGAAAATTTTTCCTGTTGGTGTTATTTATTTTGCCGGAACCAGCAGCAGCGTTCCGATGACAATGACGATAAAGCCGATCACGTCCAGCAACACGCCGTACTTGATCATGCGCGGCAGCGGAATCAGTCCGGAGCTGTAAACGATCGCGTTCGTCGGCGTCGAGATCGGCAGCATGAATCCCAGCGTCGCAGCCATGCTCGCCGCCAGCGCCGGTTGCAAAGCGTTTTCTCCCGCCATCGCGATAACCAATGGCGCCACCATGTTGACCGAAGCGACATTTGAAGTCAACTCGGAAGTCAGGGTGGCAATGACGACGGCCAGGGCCACTGCGCCATAAGGCGTTGATGGAATCCATTCGGTTACGCCTTTGCCGAGCACATCGGCCAGTCCGGTTTCAAAAACCATCTGGCCGAGCGCAATGCCACCGCCATAAAGCGCCAGCACCGCCCAATCGATTTCCAGCGCGGATTTGAGCGAGATGGTGAACTCGCGCCTGGCAAAATTGACCGGCAGCAAAAAGAGCATAAACGTGCCGAGCAGCGCCGCCACGCTTTCGGGCGCGTATTTGGAAAAATTTTTCGTGAGCGGATCAGCTGCGCCATAGATCACCGCCAAAACTCCCGGCGCGATCCACAACGCGACGGTGACGCTCCACGCGATCAACGTGTTTCGCTCGCCGAGGGAAAGCCTGCCGAGCTGTGCCCGCTCGACAGCAAGCGACTCCCGCACGCCGGATAATTTCTTGACACCAGCCGGACACAAAAAATTAAAATAACAAAATAAGAGCAGATAAAGCACCGCGACGATCGGCAGCCCGAAACTCATCCATTCCAGAAAATGCACGTGGCGGCCGAGCTGCTTTTCGATGAAACCCAAGCCGATCAAATTCGTCGGCGTGCCCACCGGCGTGGCCAAACCGCCGATGGAGCCGGCAAACGCGCCGATCAGCATCATGGCGCTGGCATATTTGCTGCTCACCGCGGCGCCGTTCAACCGCTGCATGGCGTTGATGATCGCCAGGCCGATGGGAAACATCATCGCCACGGTCGCGGTGTTGGAAATCCACATTGAAATCGTGCACGTTGCCGCGCCATAAGCAAACAGGATGCGGCTCGGCTTCTCGCCCACCCAGCGATGCGAGAGCACGGCATAGGCAAAACGGCGATCCAACCCGTGCAGATTGATGGCTCGTGCCAGCACGAACGCTCCGATAAACAAGAACATGATCGGATCGGCAAATGGTGCGAACGCTTTGGCTGCCGGTGCAATGCCGAGCAGAACGACGAGGGTCGGTCCGAGCAATCCGGTCACGGCCAGCGGCAGGGCTTCGGTAATCCACAAACACATCACCAGCCCCATCACGGCGGCGAGCTTGTGCGCTTCCGGCGTGAGGCTCGGCATCGGCGAAAACAGCAGAACGAGAAAAATAATCGGCGTCAAAACGAAACCGGCGCGCTGACGCCAGGCTTCGAAGCGCGCCTCGGCGGTGCTGATTTCAAGGGGCATGAGGTGACCAAGCCTGTCATTCCGTGGGAATTATCATGTACGTTTGCACACCCATCACGATGAAAATGTAGCGCAGAGATCTTGTCTGCATGCAGGCTGGAAGCCTGCGGCATCCTTTGGGCATGCACTCGTTTTTTATGTCATCCCGTGCGTCTTTTTAATTCGCCTGAATTTTTTGTCATTCCACCTCCTCCCAAATCCGCACGTGATTGGTTTCCGGCAAAAAGAGCGCGCCGATGACGAAGGTCATGAGCGCGATGGCGATCGGATAGGCCAGTCCGGCATAGATGTTTCCGGTGGCGGCGACAATCGCCGAAGCGATCAGCGGGGTGAAGCCGCCGAACTCGCCATTGCCCAAATGATAAGGCAGCGACATCGAGGTGTAGCGAATCTTCGCCGGAAACAATTCGACAAGGAACGCGGCGATCGGGCCATAGACCATCGTGACGTAAATCACTTGAATGAAAACCAATGCGGTCAGCATGATCGGATTCAGCGGGTTGGCGAATTTGTGCATGGCCATATAAATCGGCACATACGTGAGCGCGGCAAGCAGGCAGCCGGCCATCATGATTTTTTTGCGGCCCAGCGTGTCCGAGAGTTTGCCAAAGACAATGAAAAACGGCGTGCCGAGGAACAACGCCGCGGAGATAATCAAGTAGGCGGTGACATAATCGACTTGCAGCGCGGTTTGCATAAAGTAAAGCGCATAAAATTGGCCGGTGTACCAGACCACGGCCTGTCCGGCCGTCGCGCCAAATAACGCGAGCAGGATGAGTTTCCAATTGCGCTTGCTGCCGAAACTCTCTTTGATCGGCGCTTTGGAAGTTTTGCCGGCGTCTTTGAGCTTGCTGAACAGCGGCGACTCGCGCAGCTTGATGCGAATATAAAATGAAATTGCCAGCAAAAAAGCCGAAAGCAGAAACGGAATCCGCCAGCCCCATTGCTTGAACGCCGCATCACCGACCGTGAGTCTGGTGCCGAGCACGACCGCGAGAGCGAGAAAGAAACCGAGCGTCGCCGTGGTTTGAATGAAGCTGGTGTAATAACCGCGTTTGTCGTCAGGCGCATGTTCGGCGACATAGGTGGCCGCGCCGCCGTATTCACCGCCGAGCGCCAGGCCTTGCAGCAATCGCAGCAGCACCAAAATAATCGGCGCGGCAATGCCGATTTGCTCGTAAGTCGGCAGCAAACCCACGACGGTCGTCGCGCCGCCCATAATCGTGAGGGTGACGAGAAAGGCGTATTTACGGCCGATCAAATCGCCGACGCGGCCGAAGACAACGGCGCCGAACGGCCGCACCGCGAAGCCGGCGCCAAATGTGGCGAGGCTAGCGAGAAAAGAGGCGGTCGGATTTCCCGACGGGAAAAACAGCGTGGAAAAAAAGACGGCCAACGTACCGTAAAGATAAAAGTCGTACCACTCGATCATTGTCCCGGCTGAGGAGGCGACGATGACCTGCCCGATTTTGTAGTCGGAAATCGTGTTTGATCCGCGCGCAGAAGGAATTGGCGGCGTTTTCATTTCTGTCTCCGTGTTGAAGGTTTCGTTTGCCTCGAATTTTTATGAGGAATGCGGCGTTACGCCAATGTTTTCCGAAAATGAATCGCTCTCGCCACTTCTTCGTAGCCCATGGCAAGATGGGCTTTGAAGCTCGCCTCGTTGTCAAGCTCGCAATCGCTGGCCATTTCCTGGCAGCCTATTTTTCGCGCCCAATTCTCGGCGGCCTCGACTAAAGCGCGGCCGGCGCCTTGCAAGCGCAAATCCGGATCGACGTACCAGCCCTCAATGTAACCGACATTGCGGGTCTCGCAGCCTTCGGCGTAATAGCGAATGCCCGCTTCAAGAAAACCACCGAGTTTGCCGTTGGCGCGTTCAGCGACAAACAGGGCGGTGTTCGCCGGGGTAGCAAGAAAATACGCGTCGATTTCTTTCACGTGATCATCGAACGAGCCCGGCCAAAGCCTATCGCGCATCCGCAGCCACTCGTCGCGGTCGCCGGCTTGTGCTTGACGAATCGTCATCATCATTCAATATCCTCGCTGTTAATCTTTGGTGAGCCAATTTAACAATGTTGCGTCTTAGAAGCAAGGGGGATTTTTGTTTTAAAAAATGAAATAAAAAACCCGTCTCGGTATGATCGAGGCGGGTTTTAATTTTTATATACTGATGGCGCGATGATGAGAAGATCAAAGTCGCTATCGTGGTGGGTATCACCGCGAGTTTGTGAGCCGAATAGGTTTTAATCAAATTTAACAATGCGCCGGCTCAGAAGCAAGTGAGAATTTGTTCGCCTGTAATGTGGGCACTAAATTTTGGCACACCAATGGCACCCCCTCATCATAAAATCGCCCATGGCGTGAGATAAGTCTTGGTTTCGTGTCACCTTGCGGCGCATAGCCGCTGGGTTTCATTCATCATCGTATGACAAAATCGAAATTCATCATGAAAAAGATTACGACATCATTTCCATTCATTTATTGCATTTTGTTCGTAGCCGGCGAGTTGAGCGCGCAAACGTTTACGCCGAAGCCCAATTCGCCCATTGCCAAAGGCGCGCATCCGCGTATTTTCGTGACCGCCGACGGCGTGGCAGCCATGCGCGGCCGCATCAAAAATCACTACAAAACGGATTTTCAAAATTTTATTGACGATCTCGACAATCTCTATAACGTCAACGCCGGCTCCGGCAATCTGGCGGAATGGAATGAACTTTTCGGGGCGACGCGCGCGTTTGCGCTGCTTTATCAGGTCGATCCGGCGACGATTGACGGTGTTCGGGCGAAGCGCACAAAAAAAGAATATGGCCAAAAAGCCATTGAGCTGGGACTTCATCTTGCGCAAAAACTGCCGGATGATTGGGATGATCTGCATCACGGCGCCAGCAATCTGACCACCAGCGAAGGCGGGTTGGCGAGCTTGGCGCTGCAAGTCGTCTATGATTGGACGCACGATTTGTCGACTTTGGAGCAGCGCCGCGCCCTGGCTTCGCGTTTGATCACGATGTGGAACAACCGCTATGATTCCGAGAAAGTGAAATTGGAAAATCATTACGCTGCGAACGTTCACATCTATGCCGGGGCGTTGTGTTTTTATGGTGACGCTGACCTTGGCGCTTCTTTTATGGCGGCCGCCGGGCAAATGATGAACTCGTTTCAAGACGTCTTCATCGAGCGCCAGCTTGGTGTCGCCGCAAAACTTTTTGAAGGATCGAGCGATTGGATGGAAGGCGATTCTTACAGCATGGACGCTTTCACCGGCCTGATGATGCTCGCCGGCGCTGCGGGCAGCGCGCTCGGCGAGAATTTCTTTGCAACCAACCCCTGGCTGCACTTTGCGCCGCATTACATTTATTACAGCCTCATCCCGATGCCGTACAAAGGCGAATATTATATGACACAGCAGAACACCAGCAGCGCCTGGAAAGTCCGCGATCGCACAACCTCGGCGATCATGAACATGGCGGCGGCTTCGCTGAGCGCGGCGGATCCGAATCTCGCGGGGTTTGCGGCCTGGTTTTGTGAAAGAAGTCCGTACGGCCTGCGCGTCGATGATTACGCCTACTACAAGCCGCATCTTTATGACTTCTTTTATAAATTCGTATTCGGAACCAGAATCGTGCCGAAGAAATCACCCGACGAGGCGGGCATTCCGTTGAGTGTTCATCTCGGTCAAATGCACGCGATGCGCTCCGACCACGGCTACGATGAGGCCACGCTCATTCAATTTTTCAGCATGCAATACTGGTATCCGAACGGGCATAATGAAGAGGAGATCGGCTCATTCAATCTGCATCGTTTTGGGCCGCTGGTGATCGCTGCCACTTGCACCAAAAACGCCGGCTCCGGCATTCCACGCGCTGAATCCGGCAAGGGCATGGCGCAAAACAACGTGTTCGGCCTGGGGCCGGACAAGGAACTCGCGCTCGAAAAGGGCAGCATCGGTGACGAGGCCGATACGACGCAAGATTTTCTGATCGGCGCGAACAGCCACATCGGCACGGTGGATGCCCGGGAGTATCAGCCCGGATCTTATGATTACGTAAATTATAACTACACGCGCAGCTACAAGGCCGGCAATAAAACGAAGCTGGCGCGCCGGGCGCTGGTGTATTTGCGCGGCCCGGTCAATCACGAGTTCGTCGTCGTTATGGATCGCGTCGACTCCCAAGAAGAAAAATATTTCGTCATTCATACGCCGGTGGATATCGAAGCCGTGGGAGGAACGTGGAACGCTGCTGGCAAGGGGCATTGGACGAGTGCCGTGAAAACCGTGAAAGTCACCAACCGCATCGATCGCAGCCACGGGCAAATGTA includes these proteins:
- a CDS encoding DASS family sodium-coupled anion symporter, whose amino-acid sequence is MPLEISTAEARFEAWRQRAGFVLTPIIFLVLLFSPMPSLTPEAHKLAAVMGLVMCLWITEALPLAVTGLLGPTLVVLLGIAPAAKAFAPFADPIMFLFIGAFVLARAINLHGLDRRFAYAVLSHRWVGEKPSRILFAYGAATCTISMWISNTATVAMMFPIGLAIINAMQRLNGAAVSSKYASAMMLIGAFAGSIGGLATPVGTPTNLIGLGFIEKQLGRHVHFLEWMSFGLPIVAVLYLLLFCYFNFLCPAGVKKLSGVRESLAVERAQLGRLSLGERNTLIAWSVTVALWIAPGVLAVIYGAADPLTKNFSKYAPESVAALLGTFMLFLLPVNFARREFTISLKSALEIDWAVLALYGGGIALGQMVFETGLADVLGKGVTEWIPSTPYGAVALAVVIATLTSELTSNVASVNMVAPLVIAMAGENALQPALAASMAATLGFMLPISTPTNAIVYSSGLIPLPRMIKYGVLLDVIGFIVIVIGTLLLVPAK
- a CDS encoding MHS family MFS transporter, with protein sequence MKTPPIPSARGSNTISDYKIGQVIVASSAGTMIEWYDFYLYGTLAVFFSTLFFPSGNPTASFLASLATFGAGFAVRPFGAVVFGRVGDLIGRKYAFLVTLTIMGGATTVVGLLPTYEQIGIAAPIILVLLRLLQGLALGGEYGGAATYVAEHAPDDKRGYYTSFIQTTATLGFFLALAVVLGTRLTVGDAAFKQWGWRIPFLLSAFLLAISFYIRIKLRESPLFSKLKDAGKTSKAPIKESFGSKRNWKLILLALFGATAGQAVVWYTGQFYALYFMQTALQVDYVTAYLIISAALFLGTPFFIVFGKLSDTLGRKKIMMAGCLLAALTYVPIYMAMHKFANPLNPIMLTALVFIQVIYVTMVYGPIAAFLVELFPAKIRYTSMSLPYHLGNGEFGGFTPLIASAIVAATGNIYAGLAYPIAIALMTFVIGALFLPETNHVRIWEEVE
- a CDS encoding GNAT family N-acetyltransferase — encoded protein: MMMTIRQAQAGDRDEWLRMRDRLWPGSFDDHVKEIDAYFLATPANTALFVAERANGKLGGFLEAGIRYYAEGCETRNVGYIEGWYVDPDLRLQGAGRALVEAAENWARKIGCQEMASDCELDNEASFKAHLAMGYEEVARAIHFRKTLA
- a CDS encoding T9SS type A sorting domain-containing protein, with the protein product MKKITTSFPFIYCILFVAGELSAQTFTPKPNSPIAKGAHPRIFVTADGVAAMRGRIKNHYKTDFQNFIDDLDNLYNVNAGSGNLAEWNELFGATRAFALLYQVDPATIDGVRAKRTKKEYGQKAIELGLHLAQKLPDDWDDLHHGASNLTTSEGGLASLALQVVYDWTHDLSTLEQRRALASRLITMWNNRYDSEKVKLENHYAANVHIYAGALCFYGDADLGASFMAAAGQMMNSFQDVFIERQLGVAAKLFEGSSDWMEGDSYSMDAFTGLMMLAGAAGSALGENFFATNPWLHFAPHYIYYSLIPMPYKGEYYMTQQNTSSAWKVRDRTTSAIMNMAAASLSAADPNLAGFAAWFCERSPYGLRVDDYAYYKPHLYDFFYKFVFGTRIVPKKSPDEAGIPLSVHLGQMHAMRSDHGYDEATLIQFFSMQYWYPNGHNEEEIGSFNLHRFGPLVIAATCTKNAGSGIPRAESGKGMAQNNVFGLGPDKELALEKGSIGDEADTTQDFLIGANSHIGTVDAREYQPGSYDYVNYNYTRSYKAGNKTKLARRALVYLRGPVNHEFVVVMDRVDSQEEKYFVIHTPVDIEAVGGTWNAAGKGHWTSAVKTVKVTNRIDRSHGQMYLTSVLPQNTTLHKFGGPGYEWVWADGSPLDYRGSFEEIGRYLFSDHTLQIRSRENLFLTVMQIGDANTMGEKAPVEGISGMIWIGALIDKERLVIFSKDEKPMGNLYYTINSNKTVQHLVTELEKRREFVVTKGGAMIARGTTGRNGTIAFSDPPNGAATYTIALGSATAVDESHTAIIPRTIAMKNYPNPFNPSTAITFSLPYSGRVTLAIYNTAGQLVRTLLADTLAAGTHQIGWDATTADGTRVASGLYLGRLEFDGLVAQVKLVLAK